A genomic window from Candidatus Omnitrophota bacterium includes:
- a CDS encoding kinase has product MIISRTPFRVSFFGGGTDYPAWFNENKGASLGTTIDKYCYITCRYLPPFFDHKSRIIYSKVEQVNNVDDIVHPAVREAIKFLKISDGLEIHHDGDLPARTGLGSSSSFTVGLLNGLYALKGKMVSKQRLAEEAIYVEQEMCKENVGCQDQALVANGGFNYVEFGGSTHLKTTKVTISSEKLKFLQDRLMLFFTGFSRTASEIAKHQIENIPKKKKDLTEMYQMASTALDILNGNDISEFGKLLDESWQIKKQLSDKISTPYIDEIYEKAKKAGASGGKLLGAGGGGFVLLFADPEKQNQIREALNSLLEIPFKFEMQGSQIIFYQPNTGKVE; this is encoded by the coding sequence ATGATTATAAGCCGAACCCCTTTTCGTGTTTCTTTCTTTGGCGGCGGAACAGATTATCCTGCTTGGTTTAATGAAAATAAAGGTGCTTCTTTAGGTACGACTATTGATAAGTATTGCTATATTACTTGTCGCTATTTGCCTCCTTTTTTTGATCATAAGTCGCGTATTATTTATTCTAAGGTCGAGCAGGTGAACAACGTCGACGACATTGTTCATCCGGCTGTGCGTGAAGCGATTAAGTTTTTAAAGATTTCAGATGGTCTTGAAATTCATCATGATGGTGACCTTCCCGCTCGCACAGGCTTGGGCTCTAGTTCGTCTTTTACCGTTGGGCTTTTAAACGGATTATATGCTTTAAAAGGAAAGATGGTTAGCAAGCAACGTTTAGCTGAGGAAGCGATTTATGTTGAGCAGGAAATGTGCAAGGAAAATGTTGGATGTCAAGATCAAGCATTAGTGGCAAATGGTGGATTTAATTATGTTGAATTTGGTGGGTCAACCCATTTAAAGACAACAAAGGTAACGATTTCATCTGAGAAGTTAAAGTTTTTACAAGATCGTCTGATGTTGTTTTTTACAGGATTCTCAAGAACGGCATCAGAGATTGCGAAACATCAAATTGAAAATATTCCAAAGAAGAAAAAAGATTTAACTGAAATGTATCAAATGGCATCAACAGCTCTCGATATTCTAAATGGAAATGATATTTCAGAATTTGGAAAACTTTTAGATGAATCTTGGCAAATAAAAAAACAATTATCTGATAAAATATCAACGCCATATATTGACGAAATTTATGAAAAGGCTAAAAAAGCTGGGGCTTCAGGAGGAAAACTTTTAGGTGCCGGTGGGGGAGGATTTGTTTTGTTATTTGCTGATCCAGAAAAACAAAATCAGATCAGAGAAGCTCTAAATTCGTTATTGGAAATTCCTTTTAAGTTTGAGATGCAAGGAAGCCAAATTATTTTTTATCAACCAAATACTGGAAAAGTGGAGTAA
- a CDS encoding sugar phosphate nucleotidyltransferase — protein MCDLSKIDVVVLAGGLGKRLRSETGNTPKVLAQVNGVPFLDILLKNLSSQGFKKVILCTGYQSQEIESYYQNNALGLTIEFSTEEAPLGTGGAIKKARSFVRSDKFFALNGDCFCTVLFKDFLKFHNEKNAFTSMVLTEVKDKKDFGSVVIDDNNAIMSFQEKSEKAFSPYVSVGIYCFEREVFDSMPSQEAFSIEHDFFPNLINKSFFGFITDQGFLDIGTPDRYKLAQEKLVNNE, from the coding sequence TTGTGCGACTTATCAAAAATAGATGTTGTTGTTTTAGCCGGAGGCTTAGGAAAACGTCTTCGTTCTGAGACGGGAAATACGCCAAAAGTTTTGGCTCAGGTTAATGGTGTTCCTTTTCTTGATATCTTGCTTAAAAATCTTTCAAGCCAAGGCTTTAAAAAAGTTATTTTATGTACCGGTTATCAGTCTCAAGAGATTGAGTCTTATTATCAGAATAATGCTTTAGGATTGACGATTGAATTCTCTACGGAAGAAGCGCCTCTTGGAACAGGAGGTGCAATTAAGAAAGCTCGATCATTTGTGCGAAGCGATAAATTCTTTGCTCTCAATGGTGATTGTTTTTGCACCGTTTTATTTAAAGATTTCTTAAAGTTTCATAATGAAAAGAATGCTTTTACTTCAATGGTCTTAACAGAAGTTAAGGATAAGAAGGATTTTGGATCTGTTGTTATTGATGATAATAACGCAATTATGAGTTTTCAAGAAAAGAGTGAAAAAGCATTTTCGCCGTATGTTAGTGTTGGCATTTATTGTTTTGAAAGAGAAGTTTTTGACTCAATGCCAAGCCAAGAAGCTTTTTCGATTGAACATGATTTTTTTCCAAATCTCATTAACAAAAGTTTCTTTGGATTTATCACGGATCAAGGTTTCTTAGATATCGGTACCCCGGATCGATACAAACTAGCACAAGAAAAATTAGTCAATAATGAATAA
- a CDS encoding DegT/DnrJ/EryC1/StrS family aminotransferase: MSIPFVDFRPQYDEVKNEVDKGVKKVFETGNFILGAEEKDFEVNFAKYCDTQYGIGVNSGTDALHLALRALDIGPGDEVIVPTFTFIASALAVSYTGATPVFADIEEGTYSLDIKKLESLITKKTKAIMPVHLYGQPANLDEILAIAKKHNLRIVEDCAQAHGALYKNKKVGSFGDIGCFSFYPTKGLGAFGDGGFIATNSEDLYNKVLMLRDYGRKGRYEHVIKGYNSRLDTVQAVVLDAKLKHFDRWNKMRNEAAVYYGKLLDQIEGVCAPVIKENRTHTFQTFAIRTKNRDIVCERMQKKGIGVLVHYPIPVHLQEAYQELEYKKGDLPVSEKIAGEILSLPMFPHIKKEQIDLVCAVLKESLFDGSGQQCGCCKE; the protein is encoded by the coding sequence ATGAGTATTCCATTTGTTGATTTTCGTCCTCAATATGATGAGGTAAAAAATGAAGTTGATAAAGGTGTAAAAAAAGTTTTCGAGACTGGAAATTTTATTCTTGGGGCTGAAGAAAAAGATTTTGAAGTAAATTTTGCAAAATATTGTGATACGCAATACGGCATTGGCGTTAATTCCGGAACAGATGCACTGCATTTGGCTTTACGTGCGCTTGATATCGGGCCGGGAGATGAGGTCATTGTTCCGACATTTACATTTATTGCTTCTGCTTTAGCTGTGTCGTACACCGGAGCAACGCCTGTTTTTGCAGATATTGAAGAGGGCACGTATAGTCTTGATATAAAAAAGCTGGAGTCTCTTATTACGAAGAAAACAAAAGCTATTATGCCAGTTCATTTGTACGGTCAGCCTGCAAATTTAGATGAGATTTTAGCTATTGCTAAAAAGCATAATTTAAGAATTGTTGAAGATTGTGCGCAGGCTCATGGAGCGCTTTACAAGAACAAGAAAGTTGGTTCGTTTGGCGATATAGGTTGTTTTAGTTTTTATCCGACTAAGGGATTAGGAGCTTTTGGCGACGGAGGATTTATTGCAACGAATAGTGAAGATCTTTATAATAAAGTTTTGATGTTGCGCGATTATGGAAGAAAAGGCCGTTACGAGCACGTTATCAAGGGATATAATTCTAGGCTAGACACGGTTCAGGCTGTTGTTTTAGACGCTAAGTTAAAACATTTTGATCGGTGGAATAAAATGCGAAATGAAGCAGCTGTTTATTATGGAAAACTTTTAGATCAAATTGAAGGTGTTTGTGCGCCTGTGATTAAAGAAAATCGAACACACACATTTCAAACATTTGCTATTCGAACAAAGAATAGAGATATTGTTTGCGAAAGAATGCAGAAAAAAGGGATAGGGGTTTTGGTTCACTATCCGATTCCTGTTCATCTTCAAGAAGCATATCAAGAGCTAGAATATAAAAAAGGTGATCTTCCGGTATCAGAAAAAATTGCAGGTGAGATTTTGTCTTTGCCGATGTTTCCGCATATTAAAAAAGAGCAAATTGATTTGGTTTGTGCAGTGCTTAAGGAATCTTTGTTTGATGGGTCAGGCCAACAGTGTGGTTGTTGTAAAGAATAA
- a CDS encoding HAD family hydrolase has protein sequence MKIAFLDRDGVINQFPGFGKYVTKVKDFHFIPGSIEAIVDLTKRGYAIFVVSNQAGVAKGIYSERKLEQINDYMMRHVKKAGGRIKKVFYCRHRSDAGCDCRKPNIGSIERALKIINKESKDAKYAYFVGDDKTDIEAGHNAGCKTILVLSGKNQRKDAKSWAVQPDFIAQTLSDARKIIINENSSYSCLGRSRTPKSR, from the coding sequence ATGAAAATTGCTTTTTTAGATCGGGATGGTGTTATTAATCAGTTTCCTGGATTTGGGAAGTATGTTACTAAGGTTAAAGACTTCCATTTTATTCCTGGATCGATTGAGGCTATTGTTGATTTAACGAAAAGAGGATACGCTATTTTTGTTGTATCTAATCAGGCTGGCGTTGCAAAGGGAATTTATTCAGAAAGAAAGCTTGAGCAGATTAATGATTATATGATGCGACATGTTAAAAAAGCTGGTGGACGAATTAAAAAAGTTTTTTATTGCAGACATCGTTCTGATGCAGGGTGTGATTGTCGAAAACCAAATATAGGCTCTATTGAGCGGGCTCTTAAAATTATCAATAAAGAGTCAAAGGATGCCAAGTATGCGTATTTTGTTGGTGATGACAAGACGGATATCGAAGCAGGGCATAATGCTGGATGCAAAACAATTTTAGTGTTATCTGGAAAGAATCAAAGAAAAGATGCAAAGAGTTGGGCGGTTCAACCTGATTTTATTGCACAAACACTTTCAGATGCAAGAAAGATTATCATCAATGAAAATTCTTCTTATTCATGCCTCGGCAGGAGCCGGACACCAAAAAGCCGCTGA
- a CDS encoding glycosyltransferase, producing the protein MKILLIHASAGAGHQKAAEAIYTSVKKHTDFNVQLVDALDYTNSFYKKIYRKTYALLISKCPKAWGFFFWLADIRFLLRVVQGLRRFFNAINAQKLHQFLKKENFDYIISTHFFPNEVAAFLKRRGEITSKIICGVTDYDAHSIWVSQGVDRYCVACEHTKKTLVSLGVRSEEILITGIPTDEKFSQEYDRASLCDKLGLKKDIFTVLIATGSFGIGPIEEIIASLSGFQRVVVCGHNKSLFNRLLKTKDDLTKVYGFIDNMNEFMAVSDAMVTKPGGLSISEALVTGLVLIFFSAIPGQETNNIKVLKEYGVGVSGVTILEMAEEIKTLNASLEYRAKAMANIKKLARPSASCDIINLIA; encoded by the coding sequence ATGAAAATTCTTCTTATTCATGCCTCGGCAGGAGCCGGACACCAAAAAGCCGCTGAGGCTATTTATACTAGCGTCAAAAAACATACCGATTTTAATGTTCAACTCGTTGACGCTCTAGACTATACCAATTCTTTTTACAAAAAGATTTATCGAAAAACATATGCCCTTTTAATTAGCAAATGCCCAAAGGCGTGGGGGTTTTTCTTTTGGCTTGCGGATATTCGTTTTTTGCTGAGGGTTGTGCAGGGGTTGAGACGTTTTTTTAATGCCATCAATGCGCAGAAATTGCATCAATTTTTAAAAAAAGAAAATTTTGATTATATTATTTCGACGCATTTTTTTCCAAATGAGGTCGCGGCGTTTTTAAAGCGCAGAGGAGAGATCACTTCAAAAATTATTTGTGGCGTTACGGATTATGATGCACATAGCATCTGGGTCTCTCAGGGTGTTGATCGTTATTGTGTTGCTTGTGAACATACTAAAAAGACGCTAGTTTCTTTAGGTGTTCGAAGTGAAGAAATATTGATCACAGGAATTCCAACGGACGAGAAATTTTCACAAGAATATGATCGTGCAAGTCTTTGTGATAAGCTAGGGCTTAAAAAAGATATTTTTACAGTTTTAATTGCAACCGGATCTTTTGGTATAGGACCGATTGAAGAAATTATCGCATCATTATCTGGGTTTCAGCGAGTTGTTGTCTGTGGGCATAACAAGAGTTTATTTAATCGTTTATTGAAAACTAAAGATGACCTTACTAAGGTATATGGTTTTATTGATAACATGAACGAGTTTATGGCTGTTTCCGATGCTATGGTTACAAAGCCAGGTGGTCTTTCCATTTCAGAAGCCCTAGTTACAGGGCTTGTTCTTATTTTCTTCAGCGCGATTCCTGGACAGGAAACAAATAATATTAAAGTTTTAAAAGAATATGGTGTTGGAGTAAGCGGTGTAACAATTCTTGAAATGGCTGAGGAAATTAAGACTCTCAATGCTTCCCTAGAATATAGAGCGAAAGCAATGGCCAATATAAAGAAATTAGCCCGTCCATCTGCCTCTTGTGATATTATTAATCTAATCGCGTAA
- the priA gene encoding primosomal protein N': MKKQIAQVVVGLPVDKSFDYKIDSAFLGKIKVGQRVIVPFQSKKMMGFVVGLKETSPFEKLRSIINVLDSEPVISPNLLKLAEEFSKYYCCSFGEAVETFLPRNLKKTKKSVEISIKKDVLPNKRKPRFFLVCGQPTDQSWIKVLNKIKNTINAGQGVIVLVPENLKIKYVADQLKEQTKKEVIVLDKKIRGTEELKNWLRLKNAEASVVVGTRSCVFAPVYNLGLIVILEENNFSYKQDQSPFYHARDVALMRSRIEKCSFVALAQVPSVEIFFLTKSKEIDLVNLYPKTNLPVQVIDISNYKPRKNTLVSIPLYYAIEKTLNERGKILLLMNKRGFSSFGVCAKCQNVLKCPRCDVHLTYLFHSKEVVCRHCNYKSNRPEICPSCNVGYLNFTGQGIEKLESEVARIFPSARVSCFDRDSGQIKKDFDVLVATQAVLNLQKKPSFDLTAVVQLDSELNRLDYRAAHKAFSLLLHLKSLTNKQMVIQTRLADNYCIENLAKDDFLGFYENELELRKEIECPPFVHMAEVLVRSLKKESALIQADALYQNFLSQDIKGVEVSDPQPHMIAQLRDQYRFAILIKSKEVQKIVKVVRQGLKDIKRKADSIVTINVDP, translated from the coding sequence ATGAAAAAACAAATTGCTCAGGTTGTTGTTGGTCTTCCTGTAGATAAATCATTTGATTATAAGATTGATTCTGCATTTTTAGGAAAGATAAAAGTGGGTCAACGCGTTATTGTCCCATTCCAGTCAAAAAAAATGATGGGATTTGTTGTTGGTTTAAAAGAGACAAGTCCTTTTGAAAAACTAAGATCGATTATTAATGTCTTAGACTCAGAGCCGGTTATTTCGCCTAACCTTCTTAAGCTCGCAGAAGAGTTTTCAAAATATTATTGTTGCTCTTTTGGCGAGGCGGTAGAAACATTCTTGCCTAGAAATTTAAAGAAAACAAAGAAATCAGTAGAAATCTCTATTAAGAAAGATGTTCTGCCGAATAAAAGGAAACCTAGATTTTTCTTAGTTTGCGGACAGCCGACCGATCAAAGTTGGATAAAGGTTTTAAATAAGATAAAAAATACAATCAATGCAGGCCAGGGTGTTATTGTTTTAGTTCCAGAGAATTTAAAAATTAAGTATGTTGCTGATCAATTAAAGGAACAGACAAAAAAAGAAGTTATTGTTTTAGATAAAAAGATTAGAGGGACTGAGGAGCTTAAGAATTGGTTAAGACTTAAGAATGCAGAAGCTTCTGTTGTTGTTGGTACGCGTTCATGTGTTTTTGCCCCCGTCTACAATTTGGGCCTTATTGTCATTTTAGAAGAGAACAATTTCTCCTATAAGCAAGATCAATCGCCTTTTTATCATGCGCGCGATGTGGCTTTGATGCGTTCAAGAATCGAAAAGTGTTCTTTTGTCGCCTTGGCCCAAGTCCCATCGGTAGAAATTTTCTTTTTAACAAAATCTAAAGAAATAGATCTCGTCAATTTATACCCTAAAACAAATTTGCCTGTTCAGGTTATTGATATTTCAAATTATAAGCCTCGAAAAAATACACTTGTCTCTATTCCTCTTTATTATGCAATTGAAAAAACACTTAATGAAAGAGGCAAAATATTACTTTTGATGAATAAACGAGGATTTAGTAGTTTTGGAGTTTGTGCAAAATGCCAGAATGTTTTAAAGTGTCCGCGCTGTGATGTGCATCTAACGTATTTGTTTCATTCCAAAGAAGTTGTTTGCAGGCATTGCAATTATAAATCTAATCGTCCAGAGATCTGTCCAAGTTGTAATGTTGGGTATCTGAATTTTACAGGGCAGGGCATTGAAAAGTTAGAGAGTGAGGTCGCTCGCATTTTCCCTTCGGCGCGTGTTAGTTGTTTTGACAGAGACAGCGGTCAGATTAAAAAAGATTTTGATGTTTTGGTTGCAACCCAAGCTGTTTTGAATTTACAAAAAAAACCTTCATTTGATCTAACGGCCGTTGTTCAGCTTGATAGCGAGCTCAATCGCTTGGATTACCGAGCGGCACACAAGGCGTTTTCTTTATTGTTGCATCTTAAGAGTTTGACAAATAAACAGATGGTTATTCAGACGAGGCTTGCCGACAATTATTGTATTGAGAATCTTGCGAAGGATGATTTTTTAGGGTTTTATGAAAATGAATTAGAGCTAAGAAAAGAAATTGAGTGTCCACCGTTTGTGCACATGGCCGAAGTGCTTGTTCGTTCACTTAAAAAAGAGTCTGCGCTTATTCAAGCGGATGCTTTATATCAAAATTTCTTGAGTCAGGATATCAAAGGCGTCGAGGTTTCTGACCCGCAGCCACATATGATTGCTCAGTTGCGCGATCAGTATCGATTTGCTATATTGATAAAAAGCAAGGAAGTTCAAAAAATTGTAAAAGTTGTCCGACAAGGTCTTAAGGATATAAAGCGAAAAGCAGATTCTATCGTGACTATTAATGTGGATCCTTAA
- the fmt gene encoding methionyl-tRNA formyltransferase: MKIVFFGSDDFASRNLESLICSRHEVLACVTQPDRPKGRDLKISLPMPKIISANYGVDVLQPKDLRSDEFLKALKGYGAELFVVIAYGRILTKEILDLPMMFSINVHGSLLPKYRGAAPINWAIINGDQKTGMTIAKIDQNLDSGDILKQKELDIKKDDTSAILRQRMINESVDFLLNCLDDIENNNISLQKQDCTKVSFAPKLTKELGLIDWNKSAEEIRNLVRGLLPWPSAYTKYKGKILKILETEVVDQNSVPGKIINVSKQGFVVGASDKALLVKRVHLESSKQMDAASFVAGHKIEVGTILG; the protein is encoded by the coding sequence ATGAAAATAGTTTTTTTTGGAAGCGATGATTTTGCATCTAGAAATTTAGAGAGCTTGATTTGCTCTCGGCATGAGGTTTTGGCGTGCGTGACTCAACCGGATAGGCCTAAAGGGAGAGATCTTAAAATTTCTTTGCCAATGCCTAAAATTATTTCGGCTAATTATGGCGTAGATGTTTTACAGCCCAAAGATTTAAGAAGTGATGAGTTTTTAAAAGCACTGAAAGGCTATGGTGCTGAGCTTTTTGTTGTTATTGCGTATGGACGTATTTTGACAAAGGAAATTCTTGATTTACCAATGATGTTTTCAATTAATGTTCACGGCTCTCTTCTTCCGAAATATAGAGGAGCGGCTCCGATTAATTGGGCGATTATTAATGGCGATCAGAAAACGGGCATGACGATTGCTAAAATTGATCAAAATCTTGATTCTGGTGATATTTTAAAGCAAAAAGAATTAGATATTAAAAAAGATGATACTTCCGCGATTTTGAGGCAACGGATGATTAATGAGAGCGTCGATTTTCTTTTAAATTGCTTAGATGATATTGAAAATAATAATATTTCTCTTCAAAAGCAAGATTGCACCAAAGTTAGTTTTGCCCCAAAACTGACAAAGGAATTAGGGCTGATTGATTGGAATAAATCTGCAGAAGAGATTCGAAATCTTGTTCGTGGGCTATTGCCGTGGCCAAGCGCGTATACAAAATACAAAGGAAAAATTTTAAAGATTCTAGAAACAGAAGTTGTTGATCAGAATTCTGTTCCTGGCAAAATTATTAATGTTTCAAAGCAAGGTTTCGTGGTTGGCGCATCAGATAAGGCTCTTTTGGTTAAGAGAGTTCATCTGGAGTCTTCGAAACAAATGGATGCAGCAAGTTTCGTTGCAGGGCATAAGATTGAAGTCGGTACTATTTTAGGCTAA
- a CDS encoding galactose-1-phosphate uridylyltransferase: MHELRKDPIIGRWVVMAKDRARRPGNFIVADRSNDDISLEKECCFCEGHEKETPPEIYAIRENNSKPNSKGWKVRVVPDKNPVLETDVDLTPKGHGLYDVLEGRGAHEVIIETPSHIANMADLDISQIALVIQTYVARINDLEKDTRLQYVLAHKNYNWSRDNQNITHSYSEIIATPIKPMRVKEELNGSKKYFDYHERCIYCDLIKQEIAAQERVIFENDHFLVVVPFASRFPFELWVLPKKHNAQFPKGVSGLETELAKALKEILLKIKIGLGDPAYHFVVHTAPFQRQKEKPMQENTMEEDYHWHIEVMPRLTHTAGFEKGTGFYICPIPPEEAASYLREVEI, translated from the coding sequence ATGCATGAATTAAGAAAAGATCCGATTATTGGCCGCTGGGTTGTTATGGCAAAAGATAGAGCCAGACGTCCAGGTAATTTTATTGTTGCGGATAGAAGTAACGACGATATTTCTTTGGAAAAAGAATGTTGTTTTTGTGAAGGTCATGAAAAAGAAACCCCGCCTGAAATCTATGCCATTCGAGAAAATAATTCTAAGCCAAATTCTAAGGGTTGGAAGGTGCGCGTTGTACCGGATAAGAATCCTGTTTTAGAAACAGATGTTGATTTGACACCAAAAGGTCATGGACTTTATGATGTTCTTGAGGGGAGAGGAGCGCATGAGGTTATTATTGAGACTCCAAGTCATATTGCAAATATGGCTGATTTAGATATTTCGCAGATTGCACTAGTGATTCAGACATATGTAGCGCGCATTAATGATCTTGAAAAAGATACTCGTTTGCAATATGTTTTGGCACATAAGAATTATAATTGGTCGAGGGACAATCAAAATATCACGCATTCTTATTCAGAGATTATTGCAACACCGATTAAACCTATGCGGGTTAAAGAAGAGCTTAATGGCTCAAAAAAGTATTTTGACTATCATGAGCGATGTATTTATTGCGATTTAATTAAGCAGGAAATTGCTGCTCAAGAACGCGTTATTTTTGAAAATGACCATTTTCTTGTTGTGGTGCCTTTTGCATCAAGATTTCCGTTTGAGCTTTGGGTTTTACCTAAAAAACATAATGCACAATTTCCAAAAGGAGTCAGTGGGCTGGAAACTGAATTGGCAAAAGCATTAAAGGAAATTTTGCTTAAGATCAAAATTGGTCTTGGTGATCCAGCATATCATTTTGTTGTTCATACAGCTCCATTTCAACGACAAAAAGAAAAACCGATGCAGGAGAATACTATGGAAGAGGATTATCATTGGCACATTGAAGTTATGCCAAGATTGACACATACAGCTGGTTTTGAAAAAGGAACAGGTTTTTATATTTGTCCTATTCCGCCAGAAGAAGCGGCAAGTTATTTAAGAGAGGTTGAGATTTAA
- the galT gene encoding galactose-1-phosphate uridylyltransferase, which yields MGELRKDPILGRWVIVKTEKSLMPEDYEQETRVFHQQVTCPFCPERENRTPPEIEAIRDGGGANSSNWRVRVVPNKFPALDISGEINRRGIGVFDMSNGIGAHEVIVETRDHSKDIPDLTDQEVFDVISKYCSRSIDLAKDPRFKYVLIFKNYGVQAGASLEHAHSQVMALPMVPKYVLEALEGSDQYYRFHGRCIYCDIIQQEIKDKDRIIAENEDFICFAPYASRFSFESWIMPKKHQAQFCEMNDAQKYSLGKILKEMLMRNKACLFDPSYNFFIHTAPGKYHYPEGYHWHIELIPKLTNMAGFEWGTGFYVVQTDPLIAAKFLREAKIGQSTS from the coding sequence ATGGGAGAGTTGCGCAAAGATCCAATTTTAGGACGATGGGTTATTGTTAAAACAGAAAAATCTTTGATGCCTGAAGATTATGAGCAAGAGACGAGAGTTTTTCATCAGCAGGTAACGTGTCCATTTTGTCCTGAGCGAGAGAATCGAACGCCCCCAGAAATTGAAGCTATTCGCGATGGTGGCGGGGCAAATAGTTCTAATTGGCGTGTTCGCGTTGTGCCTAACAAATTTCCAGCGCTTGATATTTCAGGTGAAATTAATAGACGAGGTATTGGTGTTTTTGATATGTCGAATGGAATCGGAGCGCATGAAGTTATTGTTGAAACGCGGGATCACAGCAAAGATATCCCTGATCTAACAGATCAAGAAGTTTTTGATGTTATTAGCAAATATTGTTCTCGTTCTATTGATTTGGCAAAAGACCCGAGATTTAAATATGTTTTAATTTTTAAGAATTATGGCGTTCAAGCTGGCGCTAGTCTTGAGCATGCCCATAGTCAGGTGATGGCGCTTCCGATGGTTCCAAAATATGTTTTGGAAGCTTTGGAAGGTTCTGATCAGTATTATAGGTTTCATGGACGTTGTATTTATTGTGACATTATTCAGCAGGAGATAAAAGATAAGGACCGAATTATTGCAGAAAACGAAGATTTTATTTGTTTCGCTCCATATGCGTCTCGTTTTTCTTTTGAATCATGGATTATGCCGAAAAAGCATCAGGCTCAGTTTTGCGAAATGAATGATGCTCAGAAATATAGTCTTGGAAAAATTTTAAAAGAAATGTTGATGCGGAATAAAGCCTGTTTATTCGATCCTTCATATAATTTCTTTATTCACACAGCTCCTGGTAAGTATCACTATCCAGAGGGATATCATTGGCATATTGAGTTGATCCCAAAATTGACTAATATGGCTGGTTTTGAATGGGGCACTGGGTTTTATGTGGTTCAAACGGACCCTTTGATTGCGGCAAAATTCTTAAGAGAAGCTAAAATAGGGCAATCCACATCGTAG
- the gap gene encoding type I glyceraldehyde-3-phosphate dehydrogenase: MKIGINGFGRIGRMVLRVAMKKSNIEIVGINDLTDAKTLAHLLKYDSVQGRFDGTIEAKDSAIVVNGKEIPVTAIRNPAEIPWGKYGVDVVVESTGVFRKKEQCLEHIKAGAKKVILTVPSKDEIDNTIVLGVNDNELKSTDVVVSNASCTTNCLAPMVKVLNDNFGLVKGLMTTIHSYTNDQSLLDFPHSDLRRARSAAVSMIPTTTGAAKAVGKVIPALNGKLNGMAIRVPTPDGSVTDFVAELKKEATVEEINAAMKKAAEGPLKGILEYCDEPIVSCDIIGNPHSCIFDALSTMISGNMVKVIGWYDNEWGYSTRVIELAEKLAK, encoded by the coding sequence ATGAAAATAGGAATTAATGGTTTTGGACGCATTGGAAGAATGGTACTTCGTGTTGCTATGAAAAAAAGCAATATTGAAATTGTCGGAATTAACGATTTGACAGATGCTAAGACATTGGCACATTTATTGAAATATGATTCTGTTCAAGGTAGATTTGATGGAACTATTGAAGCAAAAGACAGTGCAATTGTTGTTAATGGCAAAGAAATTCCAGTGACGGCGATTAGGAATCCAGCTGAGATTCCATGGGGAAAATATGGTGTTGATGTTGTTGTTGAATCAACAGGTGTTTTTCGTAAAAAAGAACAGTGTCTAGAGCACATTAAGGCAGGGGCTAAAAAAGTTATTTTAACAGTTCCTTCTAAAGATGAAATTGATAACACGATTGTTTTAGGTGTTAATGATAATGAGCTAAAGAGTACAGACGTTGTTGTTTCAAATGCATCTTGTACAACAAATTGTTTGGCTCCGATGGTTAAGGTGTTAAATGATAATTTTGGTTTGGTTAAAGGGTTGATGACAACAATTCATTCTTATACAAATGATCAAAGTCTTCTTGATTTTCCACATTCTGACTTGAGACGCGCCCGATCAGCTGCTGTTTCTATGATTCCAACAACAACAGGAGCTGCTAAAGCGGTAGGAAAAGTTATTCCAGCACTTAATGGAAAATTAAACGGAATGGCGATTCGCGTACCAACTCCAGATGGATCTGTCACTGATTTTGTTGCTGAACTTAAAAAAGAAGCTACAGTTGAAGAAATTAACGCTGCTATGAAAAAAGCAGCTGAAGGTCCTCTAAAAGGTATTTTAGAGTATTGTGATGAGCCAATCGTTTCTTGTGACATCATTGGAAATCCGCATTCATGTATTTTTGATGCGTTATCAACAATGATTTCTGGAAATATGGTAAAGGTCATTGGTTGGTATGATAATGAGTGGGGATATTCAACCAGAGTTATTGAGTTGGCAGAAAAGCTTGCAAAATAA